The genomic stretch AGCTGTCCGTTCTCTGCGGTGCGGAAGGCAGGCAGAGGATCTGGGATGTCTCTGATCCAGCGGTAAACACTGGAGCGATCGACCCTGAGCACATCGGCTATCTCATCAGTCCGGTAGTTGCGGTCATCATTAAAAACATTCATCGTTTCTATTACCTCGGC from Candidatus Cloacimonadaceae bacterium encodes the following:
- a CDS encoding helix-turn-helix domain-containing protein translates to AEVIETMNVFNDDRNYRTDEIADVLRVDRSSVYRWIRDIPDPLPAFRTAENGQLRCKGSDLNAYLLKHKVRPEYE